Proteins found in one Zea mays cultivar B73 chromosome 1, Zm-B73-REFERENCE-NAM-5.0, whole genome shotgun sequence genomic segment:
- the LOC103637691 gene encoding LOW QUALITY PROTEIN: NAC domain-containing protein 86 (The sequence of the model RefSeq protein was modified relative to this genomic sequence to represent the inferred CDS: inserted 1 base in 1 codon), which produces MGTMTLPPGFRFHPTDDELVSYYLKRKVDNLKIELEVIPVVDLYKSEPWELPDKSFLPKRDLEWFFFCPRDRKYPNGSRTNRATATGYWKATGKDRRVACDGGVYGLRKTLVFYRGRAPGGERTDWVMHEYRLCQDLVHGACNFIGAYALCRVIKRHEAGLLLPPPASRAKAAGSARGHMMSEVSSGEQLSASSSPSPFTPANSSPTRPTLDAAGAVTCAMAPEPGNAFQLAHDASAALPSLALPPPPLLLPSPHEDDTFFVSEGLPAAAADXVRRRHGRRLGVGAGAEMGRLVPLHRHVPERRCRHVERGGREPDDHAVPAGERRHRRPGRLLLLGGQQDRLLNPFNNRTEHSTAHIGNYCYRG; this is translated from the exons ATGGGCACCATGACCCTGCCGCCCGGGTTCCGCTTCCACCCCACCGACGACGAGCTGGTGAGCTACTACCTCAAGAGGAAGGTGGACAACCTCAAGATCGAGCTCGAGGTCATCCCCGTCGTCGACCTCTACAAGTCCGAGCCATGGGAACTACCAG ACAAGTCGTTCCTGCCGAAGCGCGACCTGGAGTGGTTCTTCTTCTGCCCCCGCGATCGCAAGTACCCCAACGGGTCGCGCACCAACCGCGCCACGGCGACGGGCTACTGGAAGGCGACGGGCAAGGACCGGCGCGTGGCGTGCGACGGCGGCGTCTACGGCCTCCGCAAGACGCTCGTCTTCTACCGCGGCCGCGCGCCAGGCGGCGAGCGCACCGACTGGGTCATGCACGAGTACCGCCTCTGCCAGGACCTCGTCCACGGCGCGTGCAACTTCATC GGCGCCTACGCGCTGTGCCGCGTGATCAAGCGGCACGAGGCcgggctgctgctgccgccgcctgcGAGCAGGGCCAAAGCGGCCGGCAGCGCGAGAGGGCACATGATGAGCGAGGTCTCCAGCGGCGAGCAGCTAAgcgcgtcgtcgtcgccgtcgccgttCACGCCCGCCAACTCCAGCCCCACTCGTCCCACGCTGGACGCGGCGGGAGCTGTAACGTGCGCCATGGCTCCTGAACCCGGCAACGCGTTCCAGCTGGCGCACGACGCGAGCGCGGCCCTTCCCTCCCTCGCGCTGCCTCCGCCGCCCCTGCTCCTGCCGTCTCCCCACGAGGACGACACGTTTTTCGTCAGCGAAGGCCTCCCCGCCGCGGCGGCGG TGGTTCGGCGGAGACATGGGCGGCGTCTCGGAGTCGGAGCAGGAGCTGAAATGGGACGCCTTGTTCCCCTGCACAGGCACGTTCCCGAGCGTAG GTGTCGACACGTGGAACGCGGCGGCCGCGAGCCCGACGACCATGCTGTGCCGGCAGGCGAGCGACGGCATCGACGACCTGGCCGCCTTCTTCTTCTCGGAGGACAACAGGATCGTCTTCTGAATCCTTTTAATAACAGAACAGAGCACAGCACAGCACATATTGGGAACTATTGCTACAGAGGGTGA